The genome window TGGGTCAAGGGTTACTCGAACGGCCCCCATCCCCCACAGGCACGACTCCAATGTCCTCAGACGGTGCTCGTGGTTTCTGACATAGCTATGATCTAACACTTACGTAGTTGTGATTTTCAGTAGTGAGCATGTTATCTTGTTTATAGGCTACATATTGAGAAGTTGATTCTATTGTAGACAGGTCTCCTCCAGAGGTTTCAAAGCACCTTGGTAGTGGTAGAGCACAACAATGGCAAACTGACGCCCATCACATTGAGTGCCATCACAGCAGCCAATAaactgggaggagaggtgtcctGCTTAGTCGCTGGAACAAACTGTGCAAAGGTACTGTCCCTGTGAAAGGTCTACACCTCCTTTTATGAAATGTTACTTTATTACCCACAGAAATCCAGATAGATAACCAAAAAATCTACTCGCAATACTCATTGATAAATTGAACAATGTTTTATTAATGTTTAGTATTCTCAGACCCTTAAAATGCATACTGTATTTCTGAAGTACTATTAAAATCTGGGAATGCAGACCTGAAGCCTGTGATTAGCAATCATGTTTGTTTTCATTCAGTCACAGCCCATTCCAGTATATTTAGATCACATGAGTTATCCATAACATTGTTGTGGGGACTGTTAAAACATCCTcgattttaaaattgtattatCGTCCCCAGGTTGTGGAAGACATCGCAAAAGTCCAAGGGGTAAAGAAGGTTCTAGTGGCTCAACATGATGCTTACAAGGGCTTTTTGCCAGGTATGCTTAGCTGGGGTCagatgactgagcggttagggagtcgggctattaatcagaaggttgccggctcgattcccggccgtgaaaaatgacgtgtccttgggcaaggcacttcaccctacttgcctcggggagaatgtccctgtacttactgtaagtcgctctggataagagcgtctgctaaatgactaaatgtaaatgtagctcaTGTCTTGTGTTCCATACAACAAAGTTGTTATCTGTCTGTGACCCTTGTGTCTTCTCACAGAGGAGTTAACTCCACTTATCCTGGCAACACAGCTGCAGTTCAGCTTCACCCATATCTGTGCTGGGGCATCTGCCTTTGGGAAAGTAAGACTCTTATTCTTGATGCATACAGTCACTAGTGCCATTCTTTTTGCTGATATCTCTAAGCCAAATTTTTGTTATTGTAGAACCTGCTGCCAAGAGTGGCTGCCAAGTTGGACGTCGCTCCAATTTCAGATATAATTGAGATCAAAACCCCAGACACCTTTGTCAGAACGATATATGCTGGTGACTATCTCAATGCCAacttttgtgtatttgtttttgtttgattaAGCCTACTCTTTGATATTTGTAAATTTCAAGTTAAATTAGATCATTCTCAACACATCATTTGTATGTCCTCAAGGGAAATCATGCAATAACCTTTTGGCAAATGCTgggattatttattttttcattgaTGTAGTCATGATCTTGTGTGGTCTGCTGCTGTTTGCCTGGTTCACAGGCAACGCTCTCTGCACCATCAAGTGTAATGAGAAAGTTAAGGTCTTCACCGTCAGAGGAACAAGTTTTGAGCCAGCTGCAACGGAAGGAGGCAGTGCCTCCACTGAAGAAGGTAGCTGACGACTCCAAACATCTCCTGATGCCGACGTGTAACACAAGACCGAACTGTATTCCCTTAACCACTTCCATCATTTGTGTGTGAAATGTAGTGTCAGCATCCTCTTCCGCTGGGTTATCAGAGTGGATTGAGCAGAGCTTGACCAAGAGTGACCGTCCAGAGCTGGCCAGTGCTAAAGTTGTAGTGTCTGGAGGTAAGAATGCGCTGACCAGAGTTGGATGATGGATGGAAATCCTTGTTGAATTATAATGTTTTGTTTCTATCTGTGCAGGAAGGGGTCTAAAGAGCGGAGACAACTTCAAGCTGCTGTATGACCTTGCTGATCAAATGAATGCTGCTGGTTAGTCCGTGAACATCTTAGAAAGTTGCCATACAGTTTGTGGTTTGTTTTCTATCTTAAATATATTAAAGCTGTGCTTTATTTCCACAGTGGGTGCTTCCAGAGCTGCTGTGGATGCTGGTTTTGTCCCTAATGATATGCAGGTTGGACAGACTGGCAAGATTGTTGCACCTGTAAGTTATTGTCTCATTGTGCCAAACACAAGCCGTTTTCTCATAAGAGGGTTATTGCAAGATATTTCTGAGGATTTACTTTGTGTCAGTAGGCTATTGCAAGATATTTCTGAGGATTTACTTTGTGTCAGTAGGCTAATGGTCTCCTACAGTTACTTGTGTTCTTAACAGCATTCCCGGAATCCAGCATTATCGAGCGTGATCCTTTGGCCTTTAAAAAGGTTGATTTTCCATTATCCAGTTGAACTGGGATATCCCAGCTGTGATTATCCACACATTAGGCCCCATGAAATGTAGTTAATGGCACATTTTGGGTTCCTAAATGGTTTAGCTGATCCATTAGAGAGCACAGTGCTGAGGATATCTGGCCAGAGCAGGCCTCTCTGCCTAAATTGGATTTTGCTATTGTTTTGACAAGCTTGTCATATGTGGGCTTAGTGCATTAAATTAGATTTGAATTGCATTGTATTTACGTCCTGCCTGTGCTTTTCTCCTGGTTGTTCATAGTCCTCCACTAGCAATGGAGATGGTATTTACAAATGAGCTAGTGTAGTATGTGATAGTATAGTTTTACCTCAACGTGAGTATAAAAACACTATACCGAGCAAGCTGGGCGATTAACTCTCATCATTGGTTCCACTTTTGGTATAATAGCAGTGCCCACTATTTGTGTTCTCTCACCTTATTGGAAGTATGATAAGAGCAGGCCTAGAACAATTATCCAAGAGTGTTTAACACAGAAAAAGGAACAGATGTTCTGATTTGTCAGGCCTTTGAACCCATGCTACTGTAGCACCCTTTGTGCATGTACTGTGTGACCGACGCTTCTACCGCAGGATGGGAACATACATGGATGGCCATTAGTGGCTGTCTATTAGAATGATCACTCACTGTCTTGCTTTCAGACCTTCGTAGACTTGCTTGTCCCAAATTGATGTTCTGCTCCTTCAAGACAACAGAAACAACATTAAATAGCACTAAAATATTAATACGGCAGTGCATTAAGCTGAAAGCTCCTGAAGTTGTTACAtgcgcaggggggagggggggggggggggcaggggaccaAGGCCAAGCTGTTACTAATTTGAGGTGGCCCAGGGGGCAGTACCTAGCTCAGGGCTAGCAGGGTCTCATCCTCTTAACTCATTAAATATGAACACGGGCTGCAGCAGTTTCTCAGTGTCAAGTAGTAATACGTGACTTCATCGTGTCTCCTGTAAATAGGAATTGTACATCGCCGTTGGTATATCTGGAGCCATCCAACATCTCGCAGGAATGAAGGATAGTAAGGTATGGTTAAGTTTCCTCTGAGAAAAGTTTGAAGTTCCTTCGAAAGGCTGATCAAAAGAAAAGGGTGCTTTCCTTTCTTTGCAGACTATTGTTGCCATCAACAAGGATCCAGAGGCACCCATTTTCCAGGTGGCTGACTACGGCTTGGTGGCAGACCTTTTCAAGGTGAGACTCGTCCACTGATGCAAGGTTTCATCATGGCTGAAACAAACCCAGCACACTTCTGAACAGACCTCGACAACCTCGCCAGTACCAGTGACAGTCACAATATAACGTTCACCATTTCCCCAATACATTTTGCATGAGACATTTTTAAACTTAATGGAAATGTGCAAGTGAATAATTGAGTTGCTGAATTAATCAGATACAAGATTTGGCTGGAGCCTGCTCTTCAGGTACACACAAAGCATTCCTCCTCCCAGCCGTGAGAAAGTAATCTGTAGTTTACTTGCACCCAGCCAACCTTTCATGTCgatcttctgtttctctttgcCTTTAATTTACATGCTTGGCTGCCCTCTAGTGTCTGGCTGGCAGCTGTGGAAAGTCTGCCAGCGGGTTGAGTTAGAAGTGTTTTTCCCTGTAAGGGTAATAGCTTGTATTTTCATGTGTCTTGGTggtggttgtgtttgtttagCTCCTCAGTAGAGCATGGTGGCCAGGCTCTCAGGTAAACTTTGCAAAAGGGATTGGCTCTGGCCAGCTGAGTTGTGACCTGGCTGTTATCAGCTTACACCCGATGACTCCTCAaataactgattaaaatggataggctttctcttcttccttcacCGGGAAACCGATAGCTGGGACAGCGTCAGGTAGTAACTGGTGACGATTAGTAGTTCATTTGGTTCTCATGTTGGTGATACGGCAAAGCGGGAGCCAAAAGTGCcaaaatatactgtacatcatACCTGCAAACCACATCTGGTCAGTATGTGTGGTGAAGTTAATCATTGTACCTCTCCACTCTAGGCTGTCCCTGAGATGACTGCAGCATTGCAGAAATGAGCCACGTATCATCTAGCAACTCTGACCTCGAGAGAATGTACACGCCAGGTACCTCTCCTACAACCTCTGCCTTAAGGTTTCTGTAGCCATGCTCTTCTGGGGCCTTCCATTATGTATTGAATAGCCTACTCCCCCAATTAGCAACATAATAACATTCTCAGTTTACaaacacatttgtattttttgtaacttGTGTTTTGCTGACCGCGTTTAGGTGATGTGTGACTGGTAAATGTATGTTGTAAGTGTATTTAGTTGTGCATCATAATAAAAGGTGTTCTTTGGCAATGCTACCTTTTGATGTTGTCATGCAGTCATTATGCACTTTCAAATAACACACACTGCATGTTTCCTTAGTGAAATCACTTCCTCATAAGAATGTTCAcaatagggctgtccccactcagtcgactagtcgatatgctcttggtcgactaagatttttttagtcgagctgccatatggcagtgtgagatctgattcccgcttgtgtcatcattgctgaattaacgaaatgttctacagaaattgtagattacattagttaagacaaataaagcaactctaaaaatatataatttaaaaggtgttactgttttccctttcgttaatctgcgctttgttttggtattttgcacacggcacgagcacaattggctgccgaactacaaactctgccatagcctgctttgtcggtgttattagtcaaaatggcaaagaaatctgtggtatggcagcatttcattaaagtacatttacaaagtaccgggcaGGGGCGTCataatagcacttgaggcccctgggctatggacttttttttgtaatgtcacaataaattatgtatttaaactcaagcttgtgtggtgcgtccctgtattcattgccacagcctaaactttatgtcaaaagaaacgtttttaatttctggcgcattcaaacaatcccctcagtgaagtttggctagcaacagcagctaggctagcttgctcgtagcataattcagcttctccacgcagggctctagactgagaccaaaaagtcgcgtttgagggcatattttcagttagcagatggtaccgtttgaatcgcgattccatctgaaaaacaaCGTTGTAGCATgggacaacgttgttagaatagcttgtctcaaagggggttcagcttgtttcatattaaatggacccatctgcaaccgacgcaagcaagcacaccctacacattgtaccctctctagtttttgttacattttgttacattttgtttagataagggggagggggggcctcccctccctccacatacaccaccagatgccactgtagagcagagtaatgacaccgcgaatacggacgtttatcatcattattattttgtattattattaagtggcccctgattggtcgaggccccgggcttaagcccaggtaaACCCGTGCATTAAGGCACCACtggtgactcgaaaaacgttgaatgcaaactctgccaacaacggtttatttttcatagttcgacgtcgaatatgatgtagcctaccacctgaaaaacgtaagttggcctagccttacttcgctcatgctaacgcgctgggttaaaaaatgaatatgcctattataagaatcacatccaaatcgaatgacattatcttctccggcaaGACAACtacatctttctctgttgcaccgttccccactcagcttctacgtaagttcgcatgctgcatgttcaggcagtgataagcgcgctctgatgatttgcatgttaaacaatattttttatttgtagtacattgtaagagatactaaataTCGGCATTCGGTTACAACAGTACTTGTGATACGAGTAGCGATTtaaatttcgattagtcgattttcagtcGTTTTAGCTGAGttttggtcgaccaaagaaaatcttagtcggggacagccctagttcACAATGTATCCTAATATAAATCTTGAAGAATAATCAGATGGAAAATTACACAAATACTTTTTATCCCCAAGTTTGCTTTAATTTGTTTAATTCTTCAGTGATTTCCATAATCATTCTACAAAAAATCCCTGTCAACAATAAAATGCAAAGGATTCATTTGCCACAGATTTAAAGCAGATCTTTTAAAGGTACATGCTATAatactttttctctccttttgacTAATACTTGgctacattttgtttagataagggggagggggggcctcccctccctccacatacaccaccagatgccactgtagagcagagtaatgacaccgcgaatacggacgtttatcatcattattattttgtattattattaagtggcccctgattggtcgaggccccgggcttaagcccaggtaaACCCGTGCATTAAGGCACCACtggtgactcgaaaaacgttgaatgcaaactctgccaacaacggtttatttttcatagttcgacgtcgaatatgatgtagcctaccacctgaaaaacgtaagttggcctagccttacttcgctcatgctaacgcgctgggttaaaaaatgaatatgcctattataagaatcacatccaaatcgaatgacattatcttctccggcaaGACAACtacatctttctctgttgcaccgttccccactcagcttctacgtaagttcgcatgctgcatgttcaggcagtgataagcgcgctctgatgatttgcatgttaaacaatattttttatttgtagtacattgtaagagatactaaataTCGGCATTCGGTTACAACAGTACTTGTGATACGAGTAGCGATTtaaatttcgattagtcgattttcagtcGTTTTAGCTGAGttttggtcgaccaaagaaaatcttagtcggggacagccctagttcACAATGTATCCTAATATAAATCTTGAAGAATAATCAGATGGAAAATTACACAAATACTTTTTATCCCCAAGTTTGCTTTAATTTGTTTAATTCTTCAGTGATTTCCATAATCATTCTACAAAAAATCCCTGTCAACAATAAAATGCAAAGGATTCATTTGCCACAGATTTAAAGCAGATCTTTTAAAGGTACATGCTATAatactttttctctccttttgacTAATACTTGACAACATCCTCAATAACCAACCCTTCaagttttagtagctgaaaatCCTGCTCATACACAGTCTCTTAAAAATATTTTAACTGAGCTTTTCCCCCATAGAAGTTGAATACAAATGTTAGCATTGATAATATAGAAAGATAAATATAAGAAATAAGTTGAATGGAGCTCAACACTTTTGAACTCTGCAGCAGTGCTATCAAGGACTGTACTTTTAAGTCTGGAGTCTGATTTGAACATTTGTGTCAAATGTACACTTCATTTCATTTATCTTGTAATAGAGGATCTAGATTCACACCAGATATCCTGTGAGATGCCATGTCAGTCAAGTGTGTCCAATCCCTTAGAAAGTGTAAGAGGAGCCAAACCTCAAGTACCATACATTCCATGTCAAGTCAACTGTCTTCTTTAACCTGTTCAGGAGATTAGGCAAATTGTCATTTGCTGGTTATTAGTTGGTGACTTGTTCATATACTCATAGAAATGTTCAATTCCTGATAGATGTTTGGTGCTTACCCACTAGTGGACCTTTTCCTGGTTCTGGAGCTGCAGTTGCACAGAATCCACATTTGAACCCAGTGACTCAAAAATAAGGAGTTCAGCGGACGAGACTTGTGTGCTTACCCAACTAAGTTCCTGTTATGTTTGAGACATGACGAGAGACAACGTCTCCTACAACTATGTCTCAGGCAGGCAACGGACGGCAGATTCTGCTGACTCCATGAGCCTGCACTTCTCCTCCAGCAGAGGTGCCCTGCTCTGCAGATGGATGAGGGGCTTGGTGTGgagcccagccctctcctggttCCTCTTGTTGTAGATGTTGAGCCTGTGCTCCAGCTCTGGGCTCGTCTTAACGGAGCCAGCGGGGCTGGGCAGCTTGAGATTAACCGGGTCCAGGCCCTTTTGGGTGAGACAGGAGTCCTCCGACAGGGAGTAGAGCAGCTCCTGCACCACAGCGCCCGGCGCTCCCCGAGGCTGGCTGCTCCCCAGGGCCAGGGGGCTGCAGTAGGGTGGGGGGTAGCAGCGCTGGCCGCTGTAGTCTGTGGAGGTAGAGGCCTCCCGGACGGTAGAGCTGCAGTCAGTGGTGGAGCCCAGTGTGTGGCTGCTCAGGCTGGCCTGCCGGCCGCTGATGCTGCTCCCAGAGTGAGACGCCATGGTGGAGACCTCGCTCACAGAGCTCACCGTCCTCTGCAGGCGGCTGGAGGGGACGGCGTCTGCGCTCACCAGAGACGAGGCCAGCTGGCTGGGATTGTTGGGCAGGTGCACGTCGATGGCTGCGGTGGTGATCACACGGTTAGCTGGGTCTGGGATGCCAATGTCTGGAATGACAACATCATACAGCGGGGTCTTAATTGTGGGCTTGGTACTAGAGGAATTAGTGAAATAAAGAGTCAGAACATGGGGTTACTGTTCTTACCACTGCTTGGCTCACTGTAGTATTGGCTGATATAGTTGTTCATGTCATCTTGGACGATACGGTCTGAAAGACATAAGACACTGCATCATCGTATGTACGAGAACCATCGCACTTTTGCTAAAGTCAGCTGGTTTGCTCACTGTGTATCTTCATGGCATAGACATGACCTGAGGTACAGTGCCAACAGGCTCACTGTAGTTCAGTGGTGAGGTACAGATTTGAGAGACCTACAATATGTAGGGACAGAGAAGAGGTTGTGAATGATTTAGAGTCCATTGTGGGCTCACTACCTGACTGACCAGAGTACAGCTGAAGTGGTTTGGAGACGGGCCTATGGCAGGTTACTCTGACCTGACTTTGGTCATAGTCTCTCTGATACCATCCAAGTCCCTAAGGACCCTTAGACGGCTTCTATTCATTTAGGTTTGTGCTTTAACTATTCATATTACGACTGTCCCAAAAGGAGGGGTGATCAAGCAGACTGCATAGCGACAGAGACTATCGTTGTGTGATTAATAACACATGAGCATGTGAGTAGCTGGCCCAGTTAAAAGGATGTCTGACACACTGGTCTCCAAACCCAGATATACAGCAGCGGAGCGTGCTGATTTATGattttgtcttctttttttataaTGGGCTCTGAGTTCTGacttcacaaacactgacagCACTTTGTTCCTGTCCTGTAAGTTATGACCTGCCTCTGTCTAAAAGCTTTATGGCTCTCTATGCAGTGTTGGAGAGTAATTTCGATCTGAATTCTAAGGGAAGTGTTTGCCGTGACAGTATGTGATGCATTGTCCATTCATAATTATCCAGCCTGTCTTTTGGCACTTAATGAAGTCAAACCTGTTTCTGATCATGTTTGTGTTATCCTATATTTAGGTTGCTTTGTTAGATTGTTTGGCTATTTCCATGTTTCCTGTAATTCTCATGGGGCCTAGGTGTGGCTTAATAGGTATCTGTTCTAGTACATCAGTGGAGAGAACACACGTTCCTGTGCTGTGCAGCCAACCAGCTACTTTGTATGACAAAACATGATCTGATATGACAAAGAGCAGCATTCTATTCCCATGGCAATGACATGACAATTTGTCCACTGCTagagttactgtgtgtgttggtgtgcttgCCTGCATTGgcccctgcctccctggccTTAGCCTGGCCATGGTGTTCCGGGCCCCCAGGGCCCAAGCCGGTCACCTCCTGGAAGCTGCTGCTCTGCTTGCCCCACACGTGGTGGATCTGCATGGCCGCCTCCCGCTCCGCTACCAGGTCCAGGTCCTGCTGGGCCAGGTGGGCCCTCAGCTGACGGATCTCAAACTgagatgagtgtgtgggggtgtgtgaagGTTGGGGGTGTTGTGACATGAGGAGAATAAAGAATACAAGGCTTTTTCTTCAGTAGGGAATCGTGCTGAAGATCAGTCTCCTGCTCTCAGTCTTTAGACTGATTTACAGGATGTGAAGATATGAGCTGTATACATAGTAGCTGTACAGCACTATGTATACAGCACACTTGACTGTATTGACAGACCTAGCATTGCATCACAGCTGACTTTTGAACACATGTTGCTAACAGTAGGAAACATGCCCCTACAGAGGGTGGAAACTAAAAGGAAACATTTCTTGTTTGAATCAGCCCCCCAGTGACTTACCGAAAGCTAACCAAAAAAATATGTTGAAAAAGATATTGGAAGACATTAATGTCTTTATCTATTAACAATCTATTTGCAATCTATTTACTAGATTGCAAggaatgtctttttttttttacatcttgCCACCCTCTGCTGGTCACATGTTTGTATGGCAGGCAGAATGGCGTCATAGAGAAAGTAGGGAAGAGGTGAGAGGACGTACGGCCTGCTCCTGGCAGATCTGGGTGAGACGTTCCAGGTGCTCCTCTCTCACTGCTTTGGACTTCTCATACTGCTGGATCTCCAGGTCCATCTCCATCTTTACCTGCAGTACGTAGGCTGCAGGGAAGATCATGGACAGTTAGCTTAGCCCAGATGAAAGTGTAATGAAATTCCAaagaaatataaatatttattgAACTGATTAAAGGAGAGTAAATCTGAAAAATGATTATTTTATCATATTATTTGTTCATAATTCTAAGTTGTTATTGCCACCTTTGTGAAGAAATAGACAAACAGAACTTAGAATTTGACAATTTTACATGAGCCCTGAAGTCTACTTACATTAACATTGTACCCAACATATGGAAGATGGAAAACATTTGAAAATGAGAAAACATGATCTGACATGGCATGCACAGCATTATATTCAACCTCGTTTCAAAATATACTTTTTAGTTGTCACAAAAAACACATAATTTACTCCACAGAAAGAGCTGGGGCATGTATGTTATGTTTTTAATAAAACTACTTAACCTAATGTAGCAGTATCTGTTTGTTAATTAGTTTAGATACTTGTCTTTGAACTATCTTGGTGACCTCCCCCTGGGCTGGCAAACACACTGTTATAGTCTATCAAAGTTGtgcagcaataaactgttggTTTTTTGATTAAATATTATAGTGTGGTGCAGTGTACTCAGTGGTCTGGAATTGCTTTTTCCACAATATAAAATTGGCCTGGTAATAACTTTTAGATGCTGTTAATTTTGTATTATTACTTACCCACTATGGCTCAGCCAATCATCAAAtcttgtaaaataaataaataaaaatttagTTTTCAAATTTCTGCTTGTAAAAGGGAAACTGCCTGCTTGACTTTTTAGTATTGATCCCCTTCCAAGGTGACAATTGTGTTGGTTGTCTCCTTCATGGTGTTGAAAACTGTTTCTGTGCATCATTTTCCACctttgtgtactgtatattcacTTACCACAAGGGGGAGCTCTATTGATTTTAGTAAAACAAGTGTAGATGAGTACATGAGTGTAATGTTTTTATATGATTTTTAAAAACATATTAGCACAAACAGCAAGATTTCTGTTAAAAAGCCAATTTTGCCACTATATCTGTCATATGGAGGTGACACTACAGACACCATCCGCTTCAGAAAGCTGACAGTGGACGACGTGACATTGGGACTGTTTTCCTTGGGCCTCACCGTCAATGATCCTCTTGACCCTCCAGATCCGCAGCATGATGATGAGGCCAATGGCGTCCCAGGGGCTGCTGGGGCCATTGGCCACTGTGGACGCCACCATGGGAGCCAGGGACAGCACGATGACTGCACCGTCAAagacctgtgcacacacacacacatgtagacacagacatacacacacaaaccatcataactcAGAAATTTGGAGTTGGTGAGTTGAAGTATGACATTGAGGGAATGACATTGCAGTGAAACTGGGCACACCACAGGACTAATGGGACCCCAGGGGGGCTTACCTCCACCTTGTTCT of Osmerus mordax isolate fOsmMor3 chromosome 4, fOsmMor3.pri, whole genome shotgun sequence contains these proteins:
- the etfa gene encoding electron transfer flavoprotein subunit alpha, mitochondrial codes for the protein MHRAINKTHLRQLTGLLQRFQSTLVVVEHNNGKLTPITLSAITAANKLGGEVSCLVAGTNCAKVVEDIAKVQGVKKVLVAQHDAYKGFLPEELTPLILATQLQFSFTHICAGASAFGKNLLPRVAAKLDVAPISDIIEIKTPDTFVRTIYAGNALCTIKCNEKVKVFTVRGTSFEPAATEGGSASTEEVSASSSAGLSEWIEQSLTKSDRPELASAKVVVSGGRGLKSGDNFKLLYDLADQMNAAVGASRAAVDAGFVPNDMQVGQTGKIVAPELYIAVGISGAIQHLAGMKDSKTIVAINKDPEAPIFQVADYGLVADLFKAVPEMTAALQK
- the LOC136942334 gene encoding transmembrane protein 266-like encodes the protein MNNYISQYYSEPSSDIGIPDPANRVITTAAIDVHLPNNPSQLASSLVSADAVPSSRLQRTVSSVSEVSTMASHSGSSISGRQASLSSHTLGSTTDCSSTVREASTSTDYSGQRCYPPPYCSPLALGSSQPRGAPGAVVQELLYSLSEDSCLTQKGLDPVNLKLPSPAGSVKTSPELEHRLNIYNKRNQERAGLHTKPLIHLQSRAPLLEEKCRLMESAESAVRCLPET
- the LOC136941711 gene encoding transmembrane protein 266-like, which translates into the protein MGPPPQAGASELEVISQQAEEDNQCMAPVQLVSFTYRDLPLAALDISLAGSQLISNLDEEDNREGSNWLKPCCGRRAALWQVCLLSAAFNWFLVACVLLVVLLLALELLIDIKLLQFNNAFQFASIIHWISLVILSMFFTETVFRIVVLGIWDYIENKVEVFDGAVIVLSLAPMVASTVANGPSSPWDAIGLIIMLRIWRVKRIIDAYVLQVKMEMDLEIQQYEKSKAVREEHLERLTQICQEQAFEIRQLRAHLAQQDLDLVAEREAAMQIHHVWGKQSSSFQEVTGLGPGGPEHHGQAKAREAGANAGLSNLYLTTELQ